A stretch of the Teretinema zuelzerae genome encodes the following:
- the glnA gene encoding type I glutamate--ammonia ligase has protein sequence MYSYTKEDIMKMVADNDVRFIRLQFTDIFGTLKNVAITISQLEKALDGKCMFDGSSVEGFVRIEESDMILKPDLNSFCLFPWRPSPNRVARLICDVYTPDRKPFQGSPRQILKNVLQECADMGYSLNVGPELEFFLFHTDSEGAPTLKTLDKGGYFEMGPIDLGENARRDMVLTLEEMGYEIEASHHECAPGQHEIDFKYGDALETADKMVTFKLAVKTIAQRHGLHATFMPKPIHGIAGSGMHLNLSLSSNKANAFPSETDQYGLAPIAYHFIAGVMKHIKGITAVTNPLVNSYKRLVPEYEAPVYIAWSARNRSPLIRVPFAGGHSTRVEIRSPDPAANPYLSLALVLAAGLEGIREKLVPPAPVDGNIYELNPAQRKKLKIENLPGDLNEAVQEMKKDPLIKQVLGNHMFEKYIEAKEKEWLDYKVRISQWEIDQYLTTY, from the coding sequence ATGTACAGTTACACAAAAGAAGACATCATGAAGATGGTGGCAGACAACGACGTCCGCTTCATCCGGCTTCAGTTTACCGATATTTTCGGAACACTGAAAAACGTGGCGATCACGATCAGCCAGCTCGAGAAAGCGCTGGATGGGAAGTGTATGTTCGACGGCTCCTCTGTAGAGGGCTTTGTCCGCATCGAAGAATCAGACATGATTCTCAAGCCGGATCTGAACTCGTTCTGCCTCTTCCCCTGGCGGCCCTCCCCCAACCGGGTCGCGCGTCTTATCTGCGATGTGTACACCCCTGACAGAAAGCCCTTCCAGGGATCGCCGCGCCAGATTCTGAAAAACGTTCTGCAAGAATGCGCCGACATGGGATACAGTTTAAACGTCGGCCCTGAACTCGAGTTTTTCCTTTTCCACACGGATTCTGAAGGCGCGCCCACCCTTAAAACCCTCGACAAGGGCGGATACTTCGAAATGGGCCCAATCGATCTCGGAGAAAACGCCCGGCGCGACATGGTTCTTACCCTCGAGGAAATGGGATACGAAATCGAAGCGTCGCACCACGAATGCGCCCCCGGACAGCATGAAATCGACTTTAAATACGGCGATGCCCTTGAAACCGCCGACAAGATGGTCACCTTCAAGCTTGCGGTAAAAACCATCGCCCAGCGGCACGGACTCCATGCGACCTTCATGCCCAAGCCCATCCACGGAATCGCGGGCAGCGGGATGCACCTGAACCTTTCCCTTTCCAGCAACAAAGCCAACGCGTTCCCGAGCGAAACCGACCAATACGGCCTCGCCCCGATCGCCTATCACTTCATCGCCGGAGTCATGAAGCACATCAAGGGAATCACCGCGGTCACAAACCCCCTGGTCAATTCCTACAAGCGTCTGGTTCCCGAATACGAAGCGCCGGTATACATTGCCTGGTCGGCCAGAAACAGAAGCCCCCTCATCAGGGTTCCCTTCGCTGGAGGCCACTCAACCCGCGTCGAAATCAGAAGCCCCGATCCAGCGGCGAATCCCTACCTCTCGCTCGCCCTCGTTCTTGCAGCCGGTCTTGAAGGAATCCGGGAAAAGCTTGTTCCGCCCGCTCCGGTAGACGGAAACATCTACGAACTGAACCCTGCCCAACGGAAAAAGCTCAAGATCGAGAACCTCCCGGGAGATCTCAACGAAGCCGTTCAGGAAATGAAGAAAGATCCGCTTATCAAGCAAGTGCTCGGAAATCACATGTTCGAGAAATACATCGAAGCCAAGGAAAAAGAATGGCTCGATTACAAGGTGCGCATTTCCCAATGGGAAATCGACCAGTATTTGACGACATACTGA